Proteins from a single region of Sporosarcina sp. P33:
- the plsX gene encoding phosphate acyltransferase PlsX: MIIAVDAMGGDHAPGEIVKGALQSLHAFEDIKIHIFGDEKKMTPFLEPHPRLQVVHCSEVIEPDDEPVRAIRKKKDASMVRMAQAVKDGEAQACVSAGNTGALMSAGLFIVGRLDGIQRPALAPTLPTIDGSGFVLLDVGANSDSKPAQLAQFAIMGSVYAEKVRGIDKPRVGLLNIGTESGKGNELTKAAYEELQKAPVNFIGNVESRDLLNGVADVVVTDGFTGNMVLKTIEGTAMNVFSMIKDVFMSSLKTKLAAGLVKEDLKGLKKKMDYSEYGGAGLFGLNQPVIKAHGSSNANALFNAVRQARTMVQYQVCETIKETVGEDEES, from the coding sequence ATGATTATTGCAGTAGATGCAATGGGTGGAGATCATGCTCCCGGAGAAATCGTCAAGGGAGCACTACAGAGCTTGCATGCATTTGAAGACATCAAGATACATATATTCGGTGACGAGAAAAAAATGACACCGTTTCTCGAGCCGCATCCGCGCCTGCAAGTCGTACACTGCTCGGAGGTCATTGAGCCAGATGACGAGCCTGTTCGTGCGATACGAAAGAAAAAAGATGCATCCATGGTCCGTATGGCACAAGCGGTAAAAGACGGAGAAGCGCAAGCATGTGTATCGGCAGGAAATACCGGCGCCCTTATGTCCGCTGGTCTTTTTATTGTGGGACGTTTGGATGGTATTCAAAGGCCGGCACTGGCGCCGACGTTACCGACGATTGACGGCAGCGGTTTCGTTTTGCTTGATGTCGGAGCGAATTCAGACAGTAAGCCTGCACAATTGGCGCAGTTTGCAATTATGGGCAGTGTGTATGCGGAAAAAGTGCGTGGAATCGATAAACCGCGTGTTGGTCTGCTGAACATCGGCACGGAGTCGGGAAAAGGAAATGAATTGACAAAAGCAGCGTATGAAGAACTTCAGAAGGCTCCGGTCAACTTTATCGGAAACGTAGAATCACGTGACCTGCTGAACGGAGTGGCTGACGTTGTCGTGACGGATGGTTTCACGGGCAATATGGTGCTGAAGACAATTGAAGGCACCGCGATGAATGTCTTTTCTATGATTAAAGATGTGTTCATGTCTTCTTTGAAAACCAAGCTTGCAGCAGGGTTGGTGAAGGAGGACTTAAAGGGCCTAAAGAAAAAGATGGACTACTCTGAATACGGCGGTGCGGGATTATTTGGTTTGAACCAGCCTGTGATCAAAGCACATGGTTCATCGAATGCCAATGCTCTATTCAATGCGGTTCGCCAGGCGAGAACCATGGTACAATATCAAGTATGTGAAACTATTAAAGAAACAGTCGGAGAGGATGAAGAATCTTGA
- the recG gene encoding ATP-dependent DNA helicase RecG, giving the protein MATILKNSIGTVKGIGKATAEQFAKLGILTIEDLLYTFPYRHEDFRMRDLTETPHNERVTVEGRVESQPAVFYSGKNRSRMQVRLLVGHHLVKAVFFNQHYLKDRLLPGMQVNVTGTWDRGRQVITVSRLHTGAQTDFEPVYSVKGVMHQKTFRRYMRTVIDLAAQDAEETLPQEMLREYRLPSIAQALEMIHFPTKPEDVKHARRRFIYEELLLFQLKIQGMKKLRKEQEPGLVIQYDLELLKKFIGSLPFELTNAQKRVVNELCAELKSPLRMNRLLQGDVGSGKTAVAAIALYAAVTAGFQGALMAPTEILAEQHAELLADWFEPFGVTVAFLAGSTKAKARREILERLESGDIDLLIGTHALIQPEVQFRKLGFVVTDEQHRFGVEQRRVLRDKGLNPDVLFMTATPIPRTLAITVFGEMDVSVLDELPAGRKEIETHWLKEESLVPVLQRMEKELRAGRQAYVICPLIEESDKLDVQNAVEVHAELSNYFAGRYTVGLMHGRLPSTEKDQVMREFSEGQLNILVSTTVVEVGVNVPNATFMLIYDATRFGLAQLHQLRGRVGRGSDQSYCVLLANPSSEEGKMRMQSMTETNDGFILAEKDLELRGAGDIFGKKQSGMPEFKMADLVHDFKALSTAREDAERLLNSDAFWQNDDYAVLRRQLEQSGALTDKRID; this is encoded by the coding sequence GTGGCAACCATTTTAAAAAATAGTATCGGAACCGTAAAAGGAATCGGCAAAGCAACAGCTGAACAGTTTGCAAAACTCGGGATTCTGACGATTGAAGATTTGCTGTATACATTCCCTTACCGGCACGAAGATTTCAGAATGAGAGACCTAACTGAAACGCCGCATAATGAGCGGGTGACTGTAGAAGGGCGCGTGGAATCACAGCCTGCAGTATTTTATTCGGGAAAGAACCGTTCACGCATGCAAGTGCGTTTGCTGGTCGGACATCATTTAGTGAAAGCGGTGTTTTTCAATCAGCATTACTTGAAAGACCGTCTGCTGCCGGGCATGCAGGTCAATGTGACCGGCACGTGGGACAGAGGGCGCCAAGTGATTACGGTCAGCCGTTTACATACAGGAGCACAAACAGATTTCGAGCCGGTTTACAGCGTAAAAGGTGTTATGCACCAAAAAACCTTCCGCCGCTATATGCGCACAGTAATTGACCTTGCAGCACAGGATGCAGAAGAGACACTGCCGCAGGAGATGCTTCGTGAATACCGGCTTCCGTCGATTGCGCAGGCGCTGGAAATGATTCATTTTCCGACGAAGCCGGAAGATGTAAAGCACGCGCGCAGACGATTCATTTATGAAGAACTCCTGCTGTTTCAGCTGAAAATTCAAGGGATGAAAAAGCTGCGCAAGGAACAGGAGCCAGGCCTAGTCATACAATACGATCTGGAATTGCTGAAGAAATTCATCGGCTCCCTGCCGTTTGAATTAACAAATGCACAAAAACGGGTGGTGAACGAATTATGCGCTGAATTAAAATCACCTCTTCGCATGAACCGGCTGCTGCAGGGTGATGTAGGCTCCGGAAAAACCGCGGTGGCGGCTATTGCGCTTTACGCGGCGGTTACTGCCGGATTTCAAGGTGCACTGATGGCACCGACAGAAATTCTTGCGGAGCAGCATGCGGAGTTGCTGGCTGACTGGTTTGAGCCGTTTGGTGTAACCGTCGCTTTTTTGGCAGGTTCCACTAAAGCGAAAGCCAGAAGAGAAATACTGGAAAGGCTGGAGTCGGGTGACATCGATTTGCTGATCGGCACACATGCGCTTATCCAGCCCGAAGTGCAATTCCGTAAGCTGGGCTTTGTAGTGACGGACGAACAGCACCGGTTCGGCGTTGAGCAGCGCCGTGTCTTGCGTGATAAAGGGCTGAATCCGGATGTGCTTTTCATGACTGCCACTCCCATTCCAAGAACGCTGGCGATTACGGTATTTGGTGAAATGGATGTGTCTGTGCTGGATGAATTGCCGGCAGGACGAAAAGAAATCGAAACACATTGGCTAAAAGAAGAATCACTGGTGCCTGTCCTGCAAAGAATGGAGAAAGAATTGCGCGCCGGAAGACAGGCTTACGTCATCTGTCCTTTGATTGAAGAGTCCGATAAACTTGATGTGCAGAACGCTGTAGAAGTGCATGCTGAGCTCAGTAACTATTTTGCAGGCCGCTACACAGTCGGACTGATGCACGGCCGGCTGCCGTCAACAGAAAAAGATCAGGTAATGCGGGAATTCAGTGAAGGGCAGCTGAACATTCTTGTCTCTACGACGGTCGTGGAAGTAGGCGTCAACGTTCCGAATGCGACGTTTATGCTGATCTATGATGCAACAAGATTTGGGCTGGCCCAGCTGCATCAGCTGCGCGGACGTGTTGGCCGGGGCTCCGATCAATCTTATTGCGTCCTGCTTGCAAACCCTTCATCCGAAGAAGGGAAAATGCGGATGCAATCGATGACGGAGACGAATGACGGATTTATTTTGGCGGAAAAAGACTTGGAACTGCGTGGAGCAGGCGACATCTTCGGTAAGAAGCAAAGCGGTATGCCTGAATTTAAAATGGCCGATCTGGTTCATGATTTTAAAGCACTTTCTACGGCAAGGGAAGATGCGGAGCGATTGTTGAACTCAGATGCATTTTGGCAAAATGACGATTATGCAGTATTGCGCAGGCAGCTCGAACAGTCAGGTGCACTGACAGATAAGAGAATAGACTGA
- the rpmB gene encoding 50S ribosomal protein L28 encodes MAKQCVITGRKARSGNSRSHALNSSKRTWGANLQKVRILVDGKPKRVWVSARALKSGKVQRV; translated from the coding sequence ATGGCTAAACAATGTGTTATCACTGGACGAAAAGCTCGTTCTGGAAACTCTCGTTCACACGCTCTGAATTCTAGCAAACGCACTTGGGGCGCAAACCTTCAAAAAGTTAGAATCTTAGTAGACGGCAAACCTAAACGCGTTTGGGTATCTGCAAGAGCTCTAAAATCAGGCAAAGTACAACGAGTATAA
- the fapR gene encoding transcription factor FapR, whose protein sequence is MKVPKQERQRALVTLLEEDPFLTDEDLARHFSVSIQTVRLDRLECQIPELRERLKSVASQQMQETVKSIQAEEIFGEIIDVELDNKALSIFDVTEAHVFKRNGIARGHHLFAQANSLAVAVLDDDLALTVRSSLHFQKPVRAGDRVVARATVREETLKNKSTVVDVLSTVEGEPVFSGEFSMYRTTKKGR, encoded by the coding sequence TTGAAAGTTCCGAAGCAGGAGAGGCAGCGGGCACTCGTTACGCTGCTTGAAGAGGATCCTTTTCTGACGGATGAAGATCTTGCCCGGCATTTTTCCGTAAGCATTCAAACAGTTCGGCTGGATCGTCTGGAATGCCAAATCCCTGAATTGAGAGAACGGCTGAAGTCCGTGGCTTCACAGCAAATGCAGGAAACCGTGAAATCCATACAGGCAGAAGAAATCTTTGGTGAAATCATAGATGTGGAATTAGACAATAAAGCGCTTTCCATTTTTGATGTGACGGAAGCACATGTATTTAAACGAAACGGTATTGCCAGAGGGCATCACTTATTCGCTCAGGCAAATTCGCTGGCTGTTGCTGTGCTGGACGATGATCTGGCATTGACCGTACGTTCCTCGCTGCATTTTCAGAAACCAGTGAGGGCGGGTGACCGCGTCGTAGCACGTGCCACTGTACGCGAAGAAACATTAAAAAATAAAAGTACGGTCGTCGATGTCCTGTCAACTGTCGAAGGCGAGCCTGTGTTTTCAGGAGAATTCTCGATGTATCGTACGACAAAAAAAGGCAGGTAA
- a CDS encoding Asp23/Gls24 family envelope stress response protein, with product MSIELKNEHGTIDITNDVIAQVVGEAAIECYGIVGMASQHQIRDGLTEILRKENFARGVIVRSEGEEFHIDIYVIVSYGTKITEVAYQVQSKVQYIVRKTLGLTVSSVNIFVQGVRVTNV from the coding sequence ATGTCAATCGAACTTAAAAATGAACACGGGACGATCGATATTACAAATGATGTAATTGCGCAAGTAGTCGGAGAGGCTGCAATTGAATGTTATGGAATAGTGGGGATGGCTTCCCAGCATCAAATTCGTGACGGACTTACAGAAATTCTCCGCAAAGAAAACTTCGCCCGCGGTGTTATTGTGCGCAGCGAAGGCGAGGAATTCCATATCGATATATACGTCATCGTAAGTTACGGCACGAAAATTACTGAAGTGGCTTATCAAGTACAATCAAAAGTGCAATATATAGTGAGAAAGACACTCGGGCTGACAGTCAGTTCGGTAAATATTTTTGTACAGGGAGTTCGGGTAACGAACGTGTAA
- a CDS encoding thiamine diphosphokinase codes for MKYAIVCAAGPIEEVVDLTEYDQEDTVYIGVDRGALYLLEKGIVPNEAVGDFDSVTEEQFKQIESGAEMIHRANEEKDETDTELAVQRALAYEPDYIVLTGVTGGRLDHLQSALHLLYRIQSENRKVKFKIHNTTNDIRVMLPGVRRVKKDSRYPYTSFFSFGPAVTGLTLTGFKYETVNERLEIGVTRFTSNETVADVCTISFREGICLMVRSSDS; via the coding sequence ATGAAATATGCCATCGTGTGTGCGGCTGGCCCCATTGAGGAAGTAGTGGATCTGACAGAGTATGATCAGGAGGATACGGTGTATATCGGGGTGGACCGGGGCGCATTGTATTTACTCGAAAAAGGCATAGTGCCGAATGAAGCGGTTGGCGATTTTGATTCGGTGACGGAAGAGCAATTTAAACAAATCGAATCAGGTGCTGAAATGATTCATCGTGCGAACGAAGAGAAGGACGAAACTGATACGGAACTTGCAGTACAGCGCGCGCTTGCGTACGAGCCCGATTACATCGTGCTGACAGGCGTCACAGGCGGGCGTCTGGATCATTTGCAGTCAGCTTTGCATTTGCTGTACCGGATTCAGTCCGAGAACCGTAAAGTAAAGTTTAAGATTCATAATACAACAAATGATATCCGTGTCATGCTTCCCGGAGTAAGACGCGTAAAGAAAGATTCCCGTTATCCGTATACATCCTTTTTCTCGTTCGGCCCTGCTGTAACGGGGCTGACGCTGACGGGCTTTAAATACGAAACAGTAAATGAGCGGCTGGAAATTGGCGTAACTCGTTTTACAAGTAATGAAACAGTGGCGGATGTTTGTACTATCTCCTTCCGTGAGGGCATATGCTTAATGGTAAGGAGTTCAGATTCCTGA
- the spoVM gene encoding stage V sporulation protein SpoVM, producing the protein MRVYTFTLPKFVSNIVRKCAVAFQKDSRTKSTVAANPKAAKSKKRKKEKTQSA; encoded by the coding sequence TTGCGAGTATATACATTCACGCTGCCAAAGTTTGTCAGCAACATCGTGAGAAAGTGTGCAGTGGCGTTCCAGAAAGATAGCCGCACAAAATCAACGGTTGCTGCCAATCCAAAAGCCGCCAAGTCAAAAAAACGCAAAAAAGAAAAAACACAAAGCGCCTAA
- the rpe gene encoding ribulose-phosphate 3-epimerase translates to MIKIAPSILAANFAKLGEEVKEVEQAGAELIHIDVMDGHFVPNITMGPIVVEALRPLTELPLDVHLMIENPDAYIGDFAKAGADYITVHVEACRHLHRTLQLIKSTGAKPGVVLNPHTPVEQIMHVLEDVDLVLFMTVNPGFGGQSFIESVIPKVKQLSDIIKERNLSIEIEIDGGINEETIKPCVEAGATIFVAGSAIYNKKNRAEALQAIKSAGESVMAK, encoded by the coding sequence ATGATAAAAATTGCGCCATCTATTTTAGCGGCAAACTTTGCCAAATTAGGAGAAGAAGTGAAAGAGGTAGAGCAGGCAGGAGCCGAGCTTATTCACATCGATGTAATGGACGGTCATTTCGTGCCGAATATTACGATGGGGCCGATTGTGGTGGAAGCGTTGCGTCCGTTGACAGAACTGCCATTGGATGTGCATTTAATGATTGAAAATCCGGATGCGTATATCGGAGACTTCGCGAAAGCAGGAGCAGATTATATTACGGTCCATGTGGAAGCATGCCGTCATTTGCACAGAACACTGCAGTTAATTAAATCAACCGGTGCAAAGCCGGGTGTCGTCCTGAATCCGCATACGCCTGTTGAACAGATTATGCATGTTCTTGAAGATGTGGATTTGGTATTGTTCATGACAGTCAATCCCGGCTTCGGCGGCCAGTCATTCATTGAATCCGTCATTCCGAAAGTGAAGCAGCTGTCCGATATCATCAAAGAACGCAATCTCTCCATTGAAATCGAAATTGACGGCGGTATTAATGAAGAAACGATCAAGCCTTGTGTGGAGGCAGGTGCGACTATTTTTGTGGCTGGTTCTGCCATCTATAATAAAAAGAATCGCGCAGAAGCGCTGCAGGCCATCAAGTCAGCCGGTGAAAGCGTGATGGCGAAATGA
- the rsgA gene encoding ribosome small subunit-dependent GTPase A, translated as MAEGQIRKAISGFYYVEHNGELIQCKSRGVFRLKKINPLVGDFVTYVPDGENDATITGVEPRKSELVRPPIANVDQVLLVFSVVEPDMSLRLLDRFLAVIESHQLEPILYISKEDIANQQTVEDNEENLAYYQRIGYTVLRNVDNEEPLLEVLRPYISGKTTVLAGQSGVGKSTLLNTILPELQLKTGVISDALGRGKHTTRHVELLEVAGGLVADTPGFSSLDFDHIEKEELRDYFVEMAEASEGCKFRGCLHLKEPGCAVKAQVEEGLISESRYKNYLLFMQEIMDRKPRY; from the coding sequence ATGGCGGAAGGCCAAATTCGAAAAGCAATCAGCGGCTTTTATTATGTGGAACATAATGGTGAATTGATTCAATGTAAAAGCCGGGGAGTATTCCGGTTAAAAAAGATCAATCCGCTTGTAGGTGATTTTGTGACGTATGTGCCTGACGGAGAAAATGATGCGACTATTACTGGGGTCGAGCCGCGTAAGAGTGAGTTGGTCAGACCGCCGATTGCAAATGTGGATCAAGTGCTGCTGGTCTTTTCAGTCGTCGAACCAGATATGAGTCTCCGTTTATTGGACCGTTTCCTGGCGGTCATTGAATCACACCAATTAGAGCCGATTTTGTATATTTCAAAAGAGGATATAGCCAATCAGCAAACCGTAGAGGATAATGAAGAGAATCTTGCATATTACCAGCGGATCGGTTATACAGTTTTGCGGAATGTGGATAATGAAGAACCGCTGCTGGAAGTGCTGCGTCCGTATATCAGCGGTAAAACTACCGTGCTGGCAGGACAGTCAGGTGTAGGCAAATCCACATTGCTGAATACGATTTTGCCTGAGCTGCAGTTGAAAACCGGAGTCATTTCAGACGCGCTGGGCCGCGGAAAACATACGACGCGGCACGTGGAGCTGCTCGAAGTGGCAGGCGGTCTGGTGGCTGATACACCCGGGTTTAGTTCGCTGGATTTTGATCATATCGAAAAAGAAGAACTGCGGGATTATTTTGTAGAGATGGCTGAAGCAAGTGAAGGATGTAAATTTAGAGGCTGTCTTCATTTGAAGGAGCCGGGCTGCGCAGTTAAAGCGCAAGTCGAAGAAGGACTCATTTCAGAAAGCCGTTATAAAAATTACTTGTTATTCATGCAAGAAATAATGGATCGAAAGCCGAGGTATTAA
- the pknB gene encoding Stk1 family PASTA domain-containing Ser/Thr kinase, whose protein sequence is MIGKRIGKRYEIIRVIGDGGMSRVYLAHDIILDRDVAIKVLHYDFANEEELKKRFQREALSATSLTHPHIVNIFDVGQEDELHYLVMEYIPGRTLKDYIHTHGALSAEHAVSIMQQLVSAISHAHHNGIVHRDIKPQNVLMNSEDDVKITDFGIAMALNSTVHTKTNSVIGTVHYLSPEQARGGMATKRSDIYSLGIVFYELLTGELPFSAETAVAIALKHLQEETPSVRDQFPEIPQSVENIILKATAKDSMCRYETADEMYDDLLTVLSPERANESKFTLPFDDDKTMAIPVIRDVPKFEDAEDTMKIPPAKEDPVSPVKKKKRKWPYVAAGGILLAALLAFLLFMMMKPKEIIVPKVVGEEELAATEILEKEGFVIDERFEETSDEFDAGKVTKTVPEAGKKRKEGDGVKLFISTGKDTMKLSDYTGRNFEATKRFLEGYGFKLIEPVEVYSEEPKGTIISQQPEADQPVIPEDTKLIFTVSKGKELHSLNDLSGMSAKQLEDYAKRSGLKIHIVSEEYSDTVTKGHVVSQKPAKGEKLEKGERVDVVVSKGPASKPVKLLVKTIHIPYKYPENQPEDEFDGEDEGNPDSDSDPETELTPQKIQIFIQDRTHTMNDPVEEFEITEDTTRKITIEIEEGARGGYKIMRDQTVIEQNKFDYKELE, encoded by the coding sequence ATGATTGGTAAACGAATCGGTAAACGATATGAAATTATTCGGGTCATCGGAGACGGGGGCATGTCCAGAGTCTATTTGGCGCATGATATCATTCTCGACCGCGACGTAGCCATTAAAGTACTGCATTATGATTTTGCCAATGAAGAGGAGTTAAAGAAGCGATTTCAGCGGGAGGCACTTTCCGCGACCAGTCTGACACATCCTCATATTGTAAATATTTTTGATGTCGGCCAAGAAGATGAACTCCATTACCTGGTGATGGAATACATACCCGGCAGAACGTTGAAAGACTATATCCACACCCATGGCGCATTGTCGGCAGAACACGCTGTATCCATTATGCAGCAGCTGGTGTCAGCTATCTCGCATGCGCATCATAACGGTATTGTGCACCGCGATATCAAACCGCAAAATGTTCTCATGAATAGTGAAGATGATGTGAAAATCACGGACTTTGGAATAGCGATGGCGCTGAATTCCACGGTTCACACCAAAACAAATTCTGTGATCGGCACGGTTCATTACCTGTCACCTGAACAGGCAAGAGGGGGCATGGCGACAAAGCGTTCGGATATTTATTCACTCGGCATTGTCTTTTATGAATTACTGACGGGTGAATTGCCGTTTTCAGCGGAAACAGCTGTTGCCATTGCACTAAAGCACCTTCAGGAAGAAACGCCGTCTGTCCGCGACCAGTTTCCTGAAATTCCGCAGAGCGTTGAAAATATCATCCTGAAAGCAACTGCAAAAGATTCAATGTGCCGCTATGAAACAGCGGATGAAATGTACGATGATTTATTGACCGTATTATCACCTGAACGGGCAAATGAAAGTAAATTTACTTTACCTTTTGATGATGATAAGACAATGGCGATCCCGGTGATTCGTGATGTGCCGAAGTTTGAAGATGCGGAAGACACCATGAAAATTCCGCCGGCGAAAGAGGACCCTGTATCTCCCGTGAAAAAGAAAAAGAGGAAATGGCCTTATGTGGCGGCTGGCGGTATATTATTGGCGGCGCTGCTGGCATTTCTGCTGTTCATGATGATGAAGCCGAAAGAGATCATCGTGCCTAAAGTGGTAGGGGAGGAAGAGCTCGCCGCAACGGAGATACTGGAAAAGGAAGGCTTTGTCATTGATGAGCGATTTGAAGAGACATCCGATGAGTTCGATGCCGGAAAAGTTACCAAGACGGTCCCGGAAGCGGGCAAGAAACGCAAAGAAGGCGACGGTGTCAAACTCTTCATCAGTACGGGCAAAGATACGATGAAGCTCAGCGACTATACCGGGCGAAATTTTGAAGCAACGAAACGTTTCCTTGAAGGTTATGGTTTTAAGCTGATTGAGCCAGTGGAAGTCTACTCTGAAGAACCTAAAGGCACAATCATCAGCCAGCAGCCAGAAGCTGATCAGCCTGTCATTCCTGAAGATACGAAATTGATTTTTACTGTGAGTAAAGGCAAAGAACTTCACTCTCTTAATGACCTGTCAGGGATGTCTGCTAAACAGCTGGAGGATTACGCGAAAAGATCTGGACTGAAAATTCATATTGTCAGCGAGGAATACTCAGACACAGTCACAAAGGGGCATGTCGTCTCACAAAAACCGGCTAAAGGTGAGAAATTGGAAAAAGGTGAGCGGGTGGATGTAGTAGTATCCAAGGGACCTGCATCAAAACCGGTCAAACTGCTGGTCAAAACCATTCATATACCTTACAAATATCCCGAAAACCAGCCAGAAGATGAATTTGACGGAGAGGATGAAGGAAATCCTGATTCGGATTCTGACCCAGAGACGGAACTAACACCTCAGAAAATCCAAATTTTTATCCAAGACCGGACACATACCATGAACGATCCAGTGGAGGAATTTGAAATTACGGAAGATACGACCCGTAAAATCACTATTGAAATTGAAGAAGGAGCGCGCGGAGGATATAAAATCATGCGCGATCAAACAGTGATTGAACAAAATAAGTTTGACTATAAAGAGTTAGAGTAG
- a CDS encoding DAK2 domain-containing protein → MTSINGLQFAKMVEMGSHHLHQNADYVDSLNVFPVPDGDTGTNMNLSMTSGAKETERHAQEHIGLTAQAFSKGLLMGARGNSGVILSQLFRGFSKQIEKESEVSVRQFAEALKYGVDTAYKAVMKPVEGTILTVAKDAANAAVQHMGDAQDLAGLLEIIVEEAKASLKRTPDLLPVLKEVGVVDSGGQGLVYVYEGFLACLKGEDLPEKVTVQSMEDLVNTEHHRSVQSFMNSEDIVFGYCTEFMVKLDSKKLLDQPFDEAIFRQDLSELGDSLLVISDDEVVKVHIHTEEPGDALTYGQKYGSLTKMKIENMREQHSDIMDRDEASAVKPVQHKYAIVTVSMGEGIAELLKSIGASAVIEGGQTMNPSTEDIVKAIQEIGAEKVLILPNNKNIIMAAEQAAEVLEIEAAVVPTKSVPEGLAAILAFNPEATVEKNAQSMKQASASIKTGQVTYAVRDTSIDGVTIHKDDFMGIAEGKITSSAPSLEDVTKRLVSSMIDEEDEIVTIIYGEDVSAEEAEKISAYIEEQFDHVDIELYAGKQPLYPYILSVE, encoded by the coding sequence ATGACTTCAATTAATGGATTGCAATTTGCGAAGATGGTAGAAATGGGTTCGCATCATCTTCATCAAAATGCGGATTACGTGGATTCTTTAAATGTCTTTCCGGTGCCGGATGGTGATACGGGAACAAATATGAATTTATCCATGACATCAGGGGCAAAGGAAACAGAACGTCACGCACAGGAACATATCGGGCTGACAGCGCAGGCATTCTCAAAGGGATTGCTCATGGGTGCGCGCGGAAATTCGGGCGTCATTCTGTCTCAGCTGTTCCGTGGATTCAGTAAACAGATTGAAAAAGAATCGGAAGTATCCGTCAGGCAATTTGCAGAAGCGCTTAAATACGGCGTGGATACAGCGTATAAAGCAGTAATGAAACCGGTGGAAGGGACCATTTTGACTGTGGCGAAAGATGCTGCAAATGCAGCTGTACAGCATATGGGAGATGCACAAGATCTCGCAGGGTTACTGGAGATTATTGTGGAAGAAGCAAAGGCTTCCTTAAAACGCACGCCTGATTTATTGCCGGTCTTGAAAGAGGTAGGAGTAGTAGACAGCGGAGGACAAGGTCTGGTTTATGTCTATGAAGGCTTTTTGGCATGCCTGAAAGGCGAAGACTTGCCAGAAAAAGTAACTGTACAGTCGATGGAAGACTTAGTGAATACAGAACACCATCGAAGTGTTCAGAGCTTTATGAACTCCGAAGATATTGTGTTTGGCTACTGTACGGAATTCATGGTCAAATTAGACTCCAAAAAACTTCTTGATCAGCCTTTCGATGAAGCCATTTTCCGGCAGGATTTAAGTGAACTGGGCGATTCATTGCTCGTTATCTCAGATGATGAAGTGGTGAAAGTACATATCCATACAGAAGAGCCTGGAGATGCGCTGACATATGGCCAGAAATACGGTTCATTAACAAAGATGAAAATCGAGAATATGCGTGAACAGCACAGTGACATCATGGATCGCGATGAAGCGTCCGCAGTGAAACCAGTTCAGCATAAATATGCAATTGTAACCGTTTCGATGGGAGAAGGAATCGCTGAACTCCTAAAAAGTATCGGTGCATCCGCGGTTATTGAAGGCGGTCAGACGATGAATCCTTCCACCGAAGACATTGTCAAAGCGATTCAGGAAATTGGTGCAGAGAAAGTATTAATTCTGCCAAATAATAAAAATATCATTATGGCGGCGGAACAGGCGGCGGAGGTATTGGAAATTGAGGCAGCTGTCGTGCCGACTAAATCCGTACCGGAAGGTCTTGCGGCAATCTTAGCATTCAATCCGGAAGCAACGGTGGAAAAGAATGCGCAGTCAATGAAGCAGGCGTCTGCTTCCATTAAGACGGGGCAAGTTACGTATGCGGTACGTGATACATCCATCGATGGAGTGACGATTCATAAAGATGACTTTATGGGGATTGCAGAAGGCAAGATCACCAGTTCAGCTCCATCACTTGAAGATGTTACGAAACGCCTGGTTTCTTCTATGATTGATGAAGAGGATGAAATCGTCACTATTATATATGGTGAAGATGTATCTGCAGAAGAGGCTGAAAAAATCAGTGCGTATATTGAAGAGCAATTCGACCATGTCGATATTGAATTGTACGCGGGGAAACAACCCCTTTATCCATACATTCTTTCTGTCGAATAA